A single genomic interval of Pomacea canaliculata isolate SZHN2017 linkage group LG5, ASM307304v1, whole genome shotgun sequence harbors:
- the LOC112564856 gene encoding FMRFamide receptor-like isoform X1 — MNLTSNITNQAEEEKLKYYAGIYHSFHNSYIWVLAALGVPGNIACLLTLTSMTMTTSIFYVTLLAGTDLLALVLKIIFHQLSNHSIPLYDVGCKLGSFVEVVSCYANWTLVLICFERFLAVCYPLKRNAYFTEARAVAIAAIIAIIIFLCYLYAIILYQFDPDKLCGFFNGPPGFTQYWIWTATILYSLLPFVLLAVLTVFIIHSLRKHFRSRHTLQATSGVEQSFSRAEFSICVMMVAAAVVFLFLTLPSCLFFVLSEAQVLGYDSTDLQIISVLMAEFSTELADSNHAINFYIYFLTNGRFRARFKALVQRGFKKVPESTVDYRSKITILQRSLEHLNTAKL, encoded by the coding sequence ATGAACCTGACGTCCAACATCACAAAtcaagctgaagaagaaaaattaaagtacTACGCTGGAATCTACCACTCCTTTCACAACAGCTACATCTGGGTGCTGGCGGCCCTGGGTGTGCCTGGCAACATCGCCTGTTTACTGACTCTCACGTCCATGACCATGACCACGTCCATCTTCTACGTCACCTTGCTGGCAGGAACTGACCTCTTAGCTCTGGTCctcaaaatcatttttcatcAGCTGAGCAACCACAGCATACCGCTGTACGATGTGGGATGCAAACTTGGTTCGTTTGTGGAGGTGGTGAGCTGCTACGCCAACTGGACCCTGGTCCTCATCTGCTTTGAGAGGTTCCTGGCCGTGTGCTATCCTCTCAAGCGGAACGCCTACTTCACAGAAGCAAGAGCCGTGGCCATTGCCGCTatcattgccatcatcatcttcttgtGCTATTTGTATGCAATTATACTTTATCAGTTTGACCCGGATAAGCTATGCGGGTTCTTCAACGGGCCACCAGGTTTTACTCAGTACTGGATCTGGACCGCAACCATCTTGTACTCGCTCTTACCTTTTGTGTTGCTCGCTGTCTTGACTGTCTTCATCATCCACAGTCTCAGGAAGCACTTCCGGTCTCGCCACACCCTGCAGGCGACTTCTGGGGTGGAACAAAGTTTTTCTCGCGCCGAGTTCTCCATCTGTGTCATGATGGTGGCAGCGGCTGTCGTCTTCTTGTTCCTCACCCTCCCGTCCTGCTTATTTTTTGTCCTGAGCGAAGCTCAGGTACTGGGGTACGATAGTACGGATCTTCAAATTATTTCTGTACTGATGGCAGAGTTTTCCACTGAGTTAGCAGATTCCAATCATGCCATTAATTTCTACATCTACTTCCTCACCAATGGGCGATTCCGTGCCCGCTTCAAGGCTTTAGTGCAAAGGGGATTCAAGAAAGTTCCAGAAAGTACCGTTGATTACAGAAGTAAAATTACCATTTTGCAAAGAAGTCTCGAACACCTAAATACAGCCAAGTTGTAA
- the LOC112565058 gene encoding neuropeptides capa receptor-like → MDNSTNSEDDVARMAYINIYSYFHNTYIWVLVILGVPGNVASVLTILTMPFTASIFYVALLAVTDLLALVLKVVFHQMYNYGVPVSTAGCKVEVLVEVVSSYANWTLVLICFERFLTVCYPQKKAVCFTKKKAAVMAAALWVALLLCYMYAVVVKEKGDNSCQFPEYSRLSILPVWYWITVCLYSFLPFTILVIFTSLTIVGYRKQTTVLRTSLKTTAGDDDEDDDSQPAFVQFERTVSIMLVSYAVVFLVLTFPTCVYYLMLAFGQHRYGTLEESFASVMFEEVSICFADATHAVNFYIYFLSARRFRARFKDLVRTYCLCQAVGSVHSRTDYELHTTVTQ, encoded by the coding sequence ATGGACAACTCCACAAACAGTGAAGACGATGTGGCTCGCATGGCTTACATCAACATTTACTCCTACTTCCACAACACCTACATCTGGGTACTAGTCATCCTCGGCGTCCCTGGCAACGTGGCCAGCGTCTTGACCATCCTGACCATGCCCTTCACGGCGTCCATTTTCTACGTGGCGCTGCTGGCCGTCACCGACCTGCTGGCCCTGGTCCTCAAAGTCGTCTTCCACCAGATGTACAACTACGGGGTACCTGTCAGCACCGCCGGGTGTAAAGTGGAGGTGCTAGTGGAAGTAGTCAGCTCCTACGCCAACTGGACCCTCGTTCTCATCTGCTTCGAGCGGTTCCTGACCGTCTGCTACCCCCAGAAAAAAGCCGTCTGCTTCACGAAAAAGAAGGCCGCTGTCATGGCCGCCGCCCTCTGGGTGGCGCTGCTGTTGTGCTACATGTACGCCGTCGTCGTTAAGGAGAAGGGCGACAATTCATGTCAGTTCCCCGAATATTCACGATTGTCCATCTTGCCTGTCTGGTACTGGATCACCGTCTGTCTGTACTCCTTTCTGCCGTTCACGATCCTCGTCATCTTTACCTCGCTGACCATCGTGGGCTACAGGAAGCAGACTACAGTCCTTCGGACATCTCTTAAGACCACCGCAGgtgacgatgacgaagacgatGACAGTCAGCCCGCCTTCGTGCAGTTCGAGAGAACCGTCAGCATCATGCTGGTATCGTACGCCGTGGTGTTCCTGGTCCTCACCTTCCCCACCTGCGTGTACTACCTGATGTTGGCCTTTGGTCAGCACCGCTACGGCACCTTGGAGGAGAGCTTCGCCTCGGTTATGTTTGAAGAAGTCAGCATCTGCTTTGCTGATGCCACACATGCTGTTAACTTCTACATCTACTTCCTGTCAGCCAGAAGGTTTCGCGCTCGCTTCAAGGACCTGGTGCGCACATACTGTCTGTGCCAAGCGGTCGGCTCTGTCCACAGTCGCACGGACTATGAACTACACACCACCGTCACGCAGTGA
- the LOC112564856 gene encoding FMRFamide receptor-like isoform X2: MNLTSNITNQIDEDKVNYYIGIYTSFHNSYIWVIVALGVPGNIASLLTLTSMTMTTSIFYVTLLAGTDLLALVLKLVFHQLSNHNIPLYDVGCKFGLFVEVVSCYASWTLVLICFERFLAVCYPLKRNAYFTQTKAVAIAVVIAMMIFLCYLYAIILRQFDPDKLCGFFNGPPGFTQYWIWTASILYSLLPFVLLAVLTVFIIHSLRKHFRSRHTLHATSGVEQSFSRAEFAICVMMVAATVVFLFLTLPSCVYFVLYEAHVLNYDQGVDLQIITLLTEEFSKELADLSHGINFYIYFLTNGRFRGRFKQLLHKIC, translated from the coding sequence ATGAACCTGACGTCCAACATCACAAATCAAATTGACGAAGATAAAGTAAATTACTACATCGGAATTTATACCTCCTTTCACAACAGCTACATCTGGGTGATAGTGGCCCTGGGTGTGCCTGGCAACATCGCCAGCTTACTGACTCTCACATCCATGACCATGACCACGTCCATCTTCTACGTCACCTTGCTGGCAGGAACTGACCTCCTCGCTCTGGTCCTCAAACTTGTTTTTCACCAGCTGAGCAACCACAACATACCGCTGTACGATGTGGGATGtaagtttggtttgtttgtggagGTGGTGAGCTGCTACGCCAGCTGGACCCTGGTTCTCATCTGCTTTGAGAGGTTCCTGGCCGTGTGCTATCCTCTCAAGCGGAACGCCTacttcacacaaacaaaagccgTGGCCATTGCCGTTGTTATTGCCATGATGATCTTCTTGTGCTACTTGTATGCAATTATACTTCGTCAGTTTGACCCTGATAAACTATGTGGGTTCTTCAACGGGCCACCAGGTTTTACTCAGTACTGGATCTGGACCGCATCCATCTTGTACTCGCTCTTACCCTTCGTGTTACTCGCTGTCTTGACCGTCTTCATCATCCACAGTCTCAGGAAGCACTTCCGGTCTCGCCACACCCTGCACGCGACCTCGGGGGTGGAACAAAGTTTTTCTCGCGCCGAGTTCGCCATTTGTGTCATGATGGTGGCAGCGACTGTCGTCTTCTTGTTCCTCACCCTCCCGTCCTGCGTATACTTTGTCCTGTACGAAGCTCATGTCCTGAATTACGATCAGGGCGTTGATCTTCAGATTATCACCTTGCTGACTGAAGAGTTCTCCAAGGAGCTCGCGGATTTGAGTCACGGGATCAACTTCTACATCTACTTCCTCACCAACGGCCGGTTTCGTGGTCGCTTCAAGCAGCTTTTGCACAAGATTTGTTAG